The Medicago truncatula cultivar Jemalong A17 chromosome 4, MtrunA17r5.0-ANR, whole genome shotgun sequence genome includes a region encoding these proteins:
- the LOC11442875 gene encoding blue copper protein, whose protein sequence is MAKNFNVLVFVLLAVAANLFHGSFAQTRHVVGDTTGWTIPTNGASFYTNWASNKTFTVGDTLVFNYASGQHDVAKVTKTAYDSCNGANTLFTLTNSPATVTLNETGQQNFICAVPGHCSAGQKLSINVVKASASPVSAPTPSASPPKATPAPTPVPAKSPAPTKAATPAPAPSTTASPTPAPAPATGRVTYTVGDTIGWIIPSNGTAAYTTWASGKSFKVGDILVFNFQLNAHNVEEVTKEKYDSCNSTSPIATFSNPPVRVTLNKTGTHYYICGVPGHCSAGQKLSINVGSGSSSPATSPSPSASSPSPSTGATPPSASGSPSPGSPVTPSSQSPGGSVSPPPENSGAASLGVAGLFVTVLSIAATFFC, encoded by the exons ATGGCAAAGAACTTTAATGTTCTTGTTTTTGTTCTACTTGCAGTTGCTGCAAACCTGTTCCATGGATCATTTGCACAAACTAGACATGTGGTTGGTGATACCACGGGTTGGACTATCCCAACCAACGGTGCTTCATTCTATACCAACTGGGCTTCCAACAAAACCTTCACCGTAGGCGACACTCTAG TGTTCAATTATGCAAGTGGACAACATGATGTGGCTAAGGTAACAAAAACAGCTTACGATAGTTGCAATGGAgcaaacacacttttcaccttAACAAACAGTCCAGCTACCGTAACTTTGAACGAAACAGGACAACAGAACTTCATTTGTGCAGTTCCAGGTCATTGTTCAGCTGGTCAAAAACTTTCAATTAACGTTGTTAAAGCTTCTGCTTCACCTGTTTCTGCTCCAACTCCAAGTGCTTCTCCACCAAAGGCTACTCCAGCTCCTACCCCTGTTCCAGCAAAATCACCGGCACCAACCAAGGCCGCTACACCGGCACCAGCACCATCTACTACTGCTTCACCAACACCTGCTCCAGCTCCTGCTACTGGACGTGTTACTTACACCGTTGGTGACACCATTGGCTGGATCATTCCATCTAACGGTACTGCTGCTTATACAACCTGGGCTTCTGGCAAGTCTTTCAAAGTTGGAGACATCCTTG ttttcaatttccaattgAATGCACACAACGTGGAAGAAGTGACAAAGGAAAAGTATGATTCATGCAACTCAACTTCTCCAATTGCAACTTTCAGCAACCCACCAGTGAGAGTAACACTTAACAAAACTGGTACTCATTACTATATCTGTGGTGTTCCTGGACACTGCTCTGCAGGCCAAAAGCTTTCCATCAATGTTGGTAGTGGTAGCAGCAGCCCTGCCACATCACCTTCTCCTTCTGCCTCGTCGCCTTCTCCTTCCACCGGTGCCACTCCACCCTCTGCTTCCGGTTCTCCCTCACCGGGGTCTCCTGTCACCCCTTCATCCCAGTCTCCAGGTGGTTCTGTCAGTCCACCTCCTGAGAACTCCGGTGCCGCGTCTCTTGGAGTTGCCGGGTTATTTGTCACCGTCCTCTCAATTGCAGCTACATTTTTCTGTTAG